From the Arcobacter arenosus genome, one window contains:
- a CDS encoding ArsS family sensor histidine kinase, producing the protein MSKKNSILFQITLFFITIFLVINLIVLIQLFINDNSNDMMNMKRYFQSVRIIKDSKHENLTKKQIEEKLKVYYTQLANIDLDTVKKYGQKQKLTDHPIDIYIYKDKKYINPKKPKFIPKFEPPKPEKFDKNFVKDEDILFIDNLKDSYIITFWFGILFIIDLLLVWFYYFLYKKLIPLHNLKKEIEKFSKGSLDINTQIKGKDEIAQVSNEFNNAIKKIKDLDDSRKLFLRNILHELKTPITKGKLVSDTLENGKKKNVLQRAFIRLEFLLEEFVKLEQLTSGKMNLVKKEYRVIDLLDQSLDLLLIDRLKVDIYPNGTKVLVDFELFSIALKNLIDNSTRYNTNGNPEIFIKEDCLIIKNQGDALKKPFEEYLKPFNREYESIDKGLGLGLYITNSVIESHGFKLYYQFSKGYHIFKIQFVIPKD; encoded by the coding sequence ATGAGTAAAAAGAATTCAATTCTTTTTCAAATTACACTATTTTTTATTACTATATTTCTAGTGATTAATTTAATTGTCTTGATACAACTTTTTATTAATGATAATTCAAATGACATGATGAATATGAAAAGATATTTTCAATCTGTTAGAATTATAAAAGATAGTAAACATGAAAATTTAACTAAAAAACAAATAGAAGAAAAATTAAAAGTTTATTATACTCAACTTGCTAATATTGACTTAGATACAGTAAAAAAATATGGACAAAAACAAAAACTAACTGATCATCCAATTGATATTTACATCTACAAAGATAAAAAATATATCAATCCAAAAAAGCCAAAGTTTATTCCAAAATTTGAACCACCTAAACCTGAAAAATTTGATAAAAACTTTGTAAAAGATGAAGATATATTATTTATAGACAATTTAAAAGATAGCTATATTATAACTTTTTGGTTTGGAATTCTTTTTATAATTGATTTACTTTTAGTATGGTTTTATTACTTTTTATATAAAAAATTAATTCCTTTACATAACTTAAAAAAAGAGATTGAAAAATTTTCAAAAGGTAGTTTAGATATCAATACTCAAATTAAAGGTAAGGATGAAATCGCACAGGTTTCAAACGAATTTAATAATGCAATTAAAAAGATAAAAGATTTAGATGATTCAAGAAAACTGTTTTTAAGAAATATTTTACATGAATTAAAAACTCCTATTACAAAAGGTAAACTAGTATCAGATACATTAGAAAATGGCAAGAAGAAAAATGTACTGCAAAGAGCATTTATAAGATTAGAATTTTTACTTGAAGAGTTTGTTAAACTAGAGCAACTGACTTCAGGTAAAATGAATCTTGTTAAAAAAGAATATAGAGTAATTGATTTACTTGACCAATCATTGGATTTACTATTAATAGATAGATTAAAGGTTGATATCTATCCAAATGGAACAAAAGTGCTAGTTGATTTTGAACTTTTTTCAATAGCTTTAAAAAATCTTATAGATAATTCAACAAGATATAACACTAATGGTAATCCAGAGATATTTATTAAAGAGGATTGTTTGATTATTAAAAACCAAGGAGATGCTTTAAAAAAACCTTTTGAAGAGTACTTAAAACCGTTTAACAGAGAATATGAATCAATAGATAAAGGTTTAGGATTAGGACTGTATATTACGAATAGTGTAATTGAGAGTCATGGGTTCAAACTTTATTATCAATTTTCAAAAGGATATCATATTTTCAAAATTCAATTTGTGATACCTAAGGATTAA
- a CDS encoding response regulator transcription factor, whose amino-acid sequence MINILMIEDDLELADILIDYLDQYNIKVTNYESPELGISALRIKKFDLIILDLSLPEIDGIEVCRMIRDNHNIPIIISSARSNIGDKIACFSYGADDFMPKPYDTQELIFRIKSILRRCNFDIPSTPESQKKSIFTHVQDKMEILKEGELLDLTNAEYHILAYMISKAGFVISREELLSNVDSIKYESTYKSIDVLIGRVRSKIELNTRKPKYILSIRGVGYKLVNE is encoded by the coding sequence TTGATAAATATACTTATGATAGAGGATGATTTAGAACTTGCAGATATCCTCATAGACTATTTAGACCAATATAATATAAAAGTTACAAATTACGAATCACCAGAACTTGGTATTTCTGCATTAAGAATAAAAAAATTTGATTTAATAATTTTGGATTTATCTTTACCTGAAATTGATGGTATAGAAGTTTGTAGAATGATTAGAGACAATCATAATATTCCAATTATAATCTCAAGTGCCAGATCTAATATAGGTGATAAAATTGCGTGTTTCTCATATGGTGCTGATGATTTTATGCCAAAACCATATGATACACAAGAATTGATTTTTAGAATAAAATCTATTTTGAGAAGATGTAATTTTGATATTCCATCAACACCTGAATCTCAGAAAAAGTCTATTTTTACCCATGTTCAAGATAAGATGGAGATCTTAAAAGAAGGAGAGCTTTTAGATCTAACAAATGCAGAATACCATATTTTAGCATATATGATTTCTAAAGCTGGTTTTGTAATTTCTAGGGAAGAACTCCTTTCAAATGTAGATTCTATTAAATATGAAAGTACTTATAAGAGTATTGATGTATTAATAGGAAGAGTAAGAAGTAAGATAGAATTAAACACTAGGAAGCCTAAATATATTCTTTCAATTAGAGGAGTGGGATATAAACTGGTTAATGAGTAA